From a region of the Hymenobacter jejuensis genome:
- a CDS encoding zinc-dependent alcohol dehydrogenase, translating into MLAMSFRGPQRVRVQQKPMPEIKHPEDAIVRVTRSCICGSDLHLYNGNVPDTRVGMTFGHEFIGEVVEIGSEVTKLKVGDMVIVPFNVACGRCHFCKQGMFGNCHEANPEATAVGGFFGYAHIGGGYDGGQAEYARVPYANVSPTVIPEGMDPDDAVLLTDVVPTGYQAAEMAGIQPGDTVVVFGAGPVGIMAARCAWLFGAGRVIVLDEYDYRLEFVKNYAKCEAYNFKKDMEDVAMFIKKQTDWMGADCCIDAVGAEAAGNAVQTITGRKLLLQGGSATAMHWAINSVKKGGIISVVGVYGPTDNLIPLGNFMNKGLTMRGNQTSVKRLLPRLIEHVQNGTLNPKGIITHRIPLEEAAEGYRLFSDKLDNIIKPVLIPPSAR; encoded by the coding sequence ATGCTAGCAATGAGTTTTCGCGGCCCGCAGCGGGTCCGCGTACAGCAGAAACCCATGCCCGAGATCAAGCATCCGGAGGATGCAATTGTACGGGTAACGCGCTCCTGCATCTGCGGCTCCGACCTACATTTATACAACGGCAACGTCCCGGACACCCGCGTAGGCATGACCTTTGGCCACGAATTCATTGGCGAAGTTGTAGAAATCGGCTCGGAAGTTACCAAGCTCAAAGTGGGCGACATGGTAATAGTGCCATTTAATGTGGCTTGCGGTCGGTGTCATTTTTGCAAACAAGGCATGTTCGGCAACTGCCACGAAGCCAACCCCGAAGCAACAGCTGTGGGCGGCTTTTTCGGCTACGCCCACATTGGGGGCGGGTACGACGGCGGTCAGGCCGAATACGCTCGCGTTCCATACGCCAACGTCAGCCCGACGGTGATTCCGGAAGGCATGGACCCCGACGACGCGGTGCTGCTCACCGACGTAGTTCCGACAGGCTACCAAGCCGCCGAAATGGCTGGCATTCAGCCCGGTGACACGGTCGTGGTGTTCGGTGCTGGCCCGGTGGGCATTATGGCCGCGCGGTGCGCCTGGCTGTTTGGAGCCGGCCGCGTCATCGTGCTTGACGAGTACGACTACCGCTTGGAGTTTGTGAAAAACTACGCCAAGTGCGAGGCCTACAATTTCAAAAAGGACATGGAAGATGTAGCCATGTTCATTAAGAAGCAAACCGATTGGATGGGTGCCGACTGCTGCATTGATGCCGTGGGCGCGGAAGCTGCCGGCAACGCTGTGCAGACCATCACGGGCCGCAAGCTGCTGCTGCAAGGTGGCTCGGCTACGGCAATGCACTGGGCCATCAACTCAGTGAAAAAGGGGGGGATTATCTCAGTGGTAGGCGTTTATGGTCCCACGGACAACCTGATTCCACTGGGCAACTTCATGAACAAGGGCCTCACCATGCGCGGCAACCAAACCTCCGTGAAGCGCCTGCTGCCCCGTCTTATCGAACACGTGCAAAATGGCACGCTCAATCCGAAAGGCATCATCACGCACCGTATTCCGTTGGAAGAAGCTGCGGAGGGCTATCGCCTTTTTTCCGATAAGCTCGACAATATCATCAAACCCGTCTTGATTCCTCCTTCCGCCCGATAA